The stretch of DNA AATGCAGCTTCTCTGAAGGTGTTGCATACCGAGTTTTAGAAGTTTTTAACATCACTGAAGAGGTCTAAGGTCTCCATGTTATTGTCATAATACTTATGTTGTCCAAGAGGcaacatgggggaaaaaaaagtctaatcAGTGGACCAGACTGTTTAGAGTTTGGTTGAATaacaaattcagtttttatgcatttaaccctttatttgTACTTAAAATATAATATCACATTGGATAATTGCTCCTGATATCCATCTCATTCTATTCTAACAAGTCCACATTTTCTACTCAGGTTTGCACTCACCATTCTGCAGCTCTGGTTTTTCAGGGCAGGCTCACATTTGATTAGAGTAGGAGGTGGGCTGCTGGTCATAGCCCTGGTTATAACCTCCATCCTCACTGTAGCCTCCCTGCTGGCCGTAATCGGGCTGGTAACCTCCCTGGGAGCCGGCATAGGGGTCCTGCTGTCCATAGCCACCCTGGTCGTAGGAATCTGGGGCGGGCTGCTTCTCCTGTGATGGGACGTACGTTCCAGCAAAGGCAGCCTTCCAGCCAGTCTCTTTAAAGATGAACCACAGGTTCCCAATCCACAGGATAACGTTGATGAAGCCAAAAGCCTgtggagaagaaaagaaacaaatgctTGTTCTTATAGTTATTCTAGTATCGACTCTTTGTATAGTTTAGTTCACAGAAGCATTTGGGACCTACCACAGAGGTGTTGAGGCCGGAGACCTTGGGGTCATAGAGCTCACGACAACGATTTTCTGGTTCATCACAGGCTGGGATGAGAGTGATGACCCTCTCTGGATCAGTGGCTGTTTTTACATCTGACAGGCCTTTAGCCCAAGCACAAGAAGACACCAGCCACATGAAGGCAAATACTGCCGTCACAACAAAGTCCTGGGAATCAGCAACAAAAGGTTACCTACTTTTAACTGATAAATATTACTCATAAGACAAGATGTACTATTTACGTGCTTCAAGGAAatataaaggacaaaaaaactcACAATCTGGGCCCCCTTGCTGTTTTCACGATACTTCTCTAAGATGAAACAGTATACAGAGAGTGCTGCCATAGAGTAGAGAAAGGAAAAGACACCAATGGTGACGAAGAACTCAGCCGAAGAGGAGTAGTCCCCGAGCAGGAACTGCCGATCCTTGTTCCCTCCCTTACAAGTGGGGACATCAAAGTAAACCTGATGGAGCCTGAGGAcaggaacaaaaagaaagagataGACACAGAGATGAAAAGGTGTAAGAGCTGCAAAAAAATATGGCAGATGGTGATATAGTTGTAAATCTGAAACCTGCTGTAGCCCAGTTTTAATTAATGTAGTACCACAGTGTTTcttttatacttattttatatattcaCAATTTTCATTAATTTCTAAAGATGATCAGGTGGTGACAGAA from Archocentrus centrarchus isolate MPI-CPG fArcCen1 chromosome 7, fArcCen1, whole genome shotgun sequence encodes:
- the sypb gene encoding synaptophysin b gives rise to the protein MDVVNQLVAQGQFTIIKQPLGFIKVLQWIFAIFAFSTCGSYSGMFKMSVECSNRSESDLGIEVEFEYPFRLHQVYFDVPTCKGGNKDRQFLLGDYSSSAEFFVTIGVFSFLYSMAALSVYCFILEKYRENSKGAQIDFVVTAVFAFMWLVSSCAWAKGLSDVKTATDPERVITLIPACDEPENRCRELYDPKVSGLNTSVAFGFINVILWIGNLWFIFKETGWKAAFAGTYVPSQEKQPAPDSYDQGGYGQQDPYAGSQGGYQPDYGQQGGYSEDGGYNQGYDQQPTSYSNQM